The genomic DNA ATACCATTTAGCCTTTAGGCAGAGTAaccactttagtggtaggaaaaggcgagcattgctgggttgaatggcctgttctctcaTTATGGTTGATGAAATTGTTGATCTTCTCAgatttggttgaaccctcatgCCTGCTTTTCTGAATGTCAGCCCACAATTATTATCCACAGTTGTTGCCCTCATGTCATTTGCTATACATCTAGGTTTTGAAGGACTTGTCCAGCTCTCCTCGCATTCGCACACCCctacacatactctctcacagctcacagctgcATCTGCATCTCCTGCTCCCTCCGCTTACATCGTCTTAGATATAGGAGACTATCCTCGTGGGACTTCATACTAGTATTTGAGTCAATGCATTTCAAGTTGTGATTACTGCGCCTCCAGGCTTAGACCTCAGTTTCCAACAGTGCATCTGCACAATGGAGTAATATCGCAAGCGCATGTTATTGCAGACTAAttgttcttgttaccattttttATACAGCTGCTTCAGATCATACAACCAGCCAGTAAGGCCACTACCAGTGACGAAGCAATACTATCTTGCATCCATAATATCAATTGTAAATTTTTCTTCTCATCCGAATTTTGCCTTGACGTTCCTAGAGTACGTGGCCATCAACTCCATGCTGGACCAAATCAACTCGTGTCTGGATGACCTGGAGGAGCGCAACGACGCACTCACAGACAAGCTTCAGGAGCTCCTGGAGTCCAACCGGCAGGCGCGGCTCGAGTTCCGGGAGCAGCTGAACGGGACGCCGGCGGGGGAGCAGCAGCCGGCGCCCCCCGAACAGGACCCCGCGGCGTCAGAGAGGCCCGGCTAATGAGGAAACGTCGGGGGACTGAGCCTCCTAACTGCGATGCCCACCTTTCCGGTCACTCGTCGAGACTCGGTTGCTCTCAAGTCttccatttccccccccccgagcGCTGAGTCTTCCATTGCAGGAGTGTTTTAAGTTATGAAGTTCTGGGAAATTAACCCccgcaccaccaccacccaaaaACCGCAGCAtcaatttacactcactgagcactctattaggtagacctgtgcaccagcttgttaatggaaacatctaatcagccaatcatgtggcagcgactaaatgcattaaagcatgcagatgtggtcaagaggttaatctgtttttcagagcaaatgtcagaatgtggaagaagtgcgatcgaagtgactttgactgtggaatgattgttggtgccagacagggtggtttgagtatcagtctctgtagtttgcagagaatccagtgagcagcagttctgcaggcaaaacatttttttgttcatgaaagaggtcagtggagaagggccagactggtcaaaggtcacagtaatgcaaataaccacacattacaacagtggtatgcagaagtgtctctgaacacacaaggtgtCATAAcctctaactggataggctacagcggcagaagacaaataagtctaaaaaatagtctaaaaaagacctaataaagtgctcactgagtgtaggctGTGGGTGGGAGTGATCCAGTCTTGGGTCCTGCAAAGTCAAAGCTGAGCCAAAGCATCCGTCTGTTTTTCTTCCAAAGATAATTTCCCTTGTTTTCAGTTTCCGGTACAATGAAAGTTTCACAAGGTTTACTTGAGTTATTACTGCAATGACATTACTTTGTATCAAAATGCAGGTACCTCCTAGTTATCCGACAGCAAATTAACGTCCGTCGTCTGTTAAATCATGCTTTAAGGGAACATGTTGAGGAGCAACGatgttgtttattctgttttcCCACTTTGCTAGCACTTTGCCATTCAGCAATAAGACATGAAGCAGGAGATTGTCACGCCTAGTCTGTATACTTGTATGACTTATGTTGTACGTGAAGCTCAATATTTACCCAGTCTGTGATTGTCTGTTTGCATTAATTCTGGAGATTATTGTTGGCCAGAgtattttgtgaaatgtttgtgcATACATAGGCCTGCATTCCTAAAGAAAGATGCTGCTGTGATGTGAAGGATTTATCAATAAAGATGTACAGCTCACAAAACTCATTCAGTAAGCAGAACCAATGACGAGGGGGGGTAAATTGTCAAAGattttaatatataaattaaaaagaCCCAAATACAggaaaaacatcaaaaacaatACATGACAAATTTCCAGCAGCTAAAAACCAAAAGGGCACACATTTGATCAATTTTAGTTTTTCATTTGTGGAGCGGAACTGCATTATGAAACCGACGGTGTAATTTCTTCATAAGAGGTCTTCGTTCCATTTCATCGAGCCTCCAGAAATTAGGTATCGGCCCGTTCACTCAACGAATaaaatgagctgttttttttatccaaatgaATTGTCATCAAAAAGGGAGAAACTTCATCTGAACGGCTGTAGCCTAGGCTATTTGTTCAGGGGATAAAAGGTTTAGAGCTGCAGAAAATTGCTTGAGGTTATTTTTAAAGATGTTGGGAGACCAGGAAGGGCAGTCTTAACGGACTAGCACAATTCGGTCAACTGGCAACTAAGGAAACGGAACCGTTTCGATCTCCAGAGGCCCCCTTCGCCATTCGTTCACCAGAGCGGAACCGCCGCTCTCCTGACGTCCACCGGCCTCACGAGGGCTCAAACATGGAGTCCTGTAATCTCCTGCTTTTGCGGTCAACGTGCGGTCAAGCCCGCCTGCTTACCTCAAACCCCGTCTGCTGGCCAACCGCGCGAACCAAAGATGTGTTCGtaattaaagtaattaaaaaaggcAATTAAAAAGTACTTTAGGGACTAAGCGTAAAAAGCACAGCCAATGAGGGACAGGTGGCTCATCAGTTAATAACCGAGACCTCAAAAGGAACAACGAATTACACAACCGATGTTTTGTCGACTCAGGACCAGAGCTGACCAACCTGCGTCGGGCCTTGTTCAGCGCTGTGTGGAAACCACAGGCTACAGCCAAGGTGAGCGCTAACAGGTTTACACCTCGGTGGCCATTTCCCTTTGCCGCTGGGCTGTGTGGGGAAACGCTCACAAGACTCCCAACGGCTCAGATTACAGACACGTATAATCCCGGTCTGAGACACTGGTCACCTGAGGCGTGAGTCACTGCCTGGCGCAGGGCGGGTGGGGTCCGTGTCCACTCTAATGCCACCAGCCTGGGCTGCAGGGGCACGTGGGCTGGGTCGCACCGGAGTGGGACGAGGCCCACCCGTCCTGAGGCACACAGCTGTGCAAAAACAGGTTAAAATCCTTGACAATCGGGGGCTACACGTCAATGTGGTATTTCTTTCCACAGTGTCAAACACCGCACAGGGTTTGGCTGGGGGGCGTATGCCTTTAGTACCTTCGTCTTGGGTATAGCagagtttaaaaagaaaaaaaaaatccagtgcatcaactacataaataaaacaaaatctttcacaaaaaaaatccattaaaaaaaatctccCCTTTGAGCATTTAGGACAGATCGATTAACATTTAGCGATAGCATTTAGCGACTCTTTTTCTGCAAGAGCCAGATGGATTTTGACTTAAGAAGCACTAGTAGAGCCAT from Conger conger chromosome 12, fConCon1.1, whole genome shotgun sequence includes the following:
- the bbln gene encoding UPF0184 protein C9orf16 homolog isoform X2 encodes the protein MTQNMVWQAVDVPQEYVAINSMLDQINSCLDDLEERNDALTDKLQELLESNRQARLEFREQLNGTPAGEQQPAPPEQDPAASERPG
- the bbln gene encoding UPF0184 protein C9orf16 homolog isoform X1 translates to MSGPNGDPNLSINEDTDDEEFNEEEYVAINSMLDQINSCLDDLEERNDALTDKLQELLESNRQARLEFREQLNGTPAGEQQPAPPEQDPAASERPG